The following are encoded together in the Gilvimarinus sp. DA14 genome:
- the mfd gene encoding transcription-repair coupling factor gives MTLADPFAPEITARAGERRQWGQLPGGAAALTLANAAKRHSGLSLVVTSDTASAQRLESELAFFSGKDLQILHLADWETLPYDSISPHQDIISQRLRTLYQLPSVTQGILVVPVTSLLQRLMPKTYLMGGSLMLKVGEALNPDTLRANLTQAGYRTVDTVYEHGEYAVRGSLIDIFPMGSEQPLRIDLFDDEIDTLRTFDPDTQMTADKIEALELLPAREFPLDKNGISAFKQRWHQRFDTDPSACSVYRDVGDGIAPPGIEYYLPLFFDHCDTLFDYLPQNTVAYTLGDINQASERFLSELKSRYDSRGVDPTRPLLKPEEIYLREEELFAGLKGISRTALASHPLDDAAGNRNFSFTPPPSLPVQAQSEHPLTALEAFLMEFDGRVLFCAESAGRRETLLELLSRIRVKPTELDSWQSFSAGSETLAITVGGIDQGLICTSPNLALITESQLFGERVQQTRRRRQSQENADNVVKNLTELQVGAPVVHIDHGVGRYRGLETITIENETNEFLMLEYADEAKLYVPVTSLHLISRYSGADENVAPLHKLGSEAWGKAKRKAAEQVRDTAAELLDIYAKRAARKGLAFDDPKADYLAFSAGFPFEETPDQQLAIDAVVKDMLSPQPMDRLVCGDVGFGKTEVAMRAAFVAAHGGKQVAILAPTTLLAQQHFESLKDRFASWPFTIEVMSRFRTSKEVDAVKERLAEGKIDIVVGTHKLIQPDIKYKDLGLLIIDEEHRFGVRQKDQLKKLRAEIDILTLTATPIPRTLNMSMAGIRDLSIIATPPARRLSVKTFVRQHDDATIKEAILREILRGGQVYYLHNEVKSIERTARALQELVPEARIGIGHGQMRERELEKVMSDFYHKRFNVMVCSTIIETGIDIPSANTIIIHRADKFGLAQLHQLRGRVGRSHHQAYAYLLTPERRAMTSDAIKRLEAIASAEDLGAGFTLATHDMEIRGAGELLGDEQSGQIQTVGFSMYMDMLDRAVKALRSGKQPNIDAPLADNIDVNLRIPALIPDDYLPDVHTRLVLYKRIAGADSQEALRELQVEMIDRFGLLPEQTKNLLRVTEIKLAAEKLGIVKLEASAGGGKVEFGPEAPIDPLKIVQMVQSQPQVFSLAGASGLSFRIPMPDAEDRLQRVNDLLASLH, from the coding sequence ATGACACTTGCCGACCCTTTCGCCCCCGAGATCACCGCCCGCGCAGGCGAGCGCCGCCAGTGGGGGCAGCTGCCGGGAGGCGCCGCAGCGCTCACTCTCGCCAATGCCGCCAAGCGCCACAGTGGACTAAGTTTAGTCGTAACCAGCGATACAGCCAGTGCCCAGCGCCTGGAATCTGAATTGGCTTTTTTTTCCGGCAAAGATTTGCAAATTCTCCATCTGGCCGACTGGGAAACCCTGCCTTACGACAGCATATCGCCCCATCAAGACATTATTTCGCAAAGATTGCGCACCTTGTATCAATTGCCGAGTGTCACTCAAGGCATTTTAGTGGTGCCCGTCACCAGCCTGCTGCAAAGGCTGATGCCCAAAACCTACCTGATGGGCGGCAGCCTTATGTTAAAAGTCGGGGAAGCGCTTAACCCCGACACCCTGCGAGCCAATCTAACCCAGGCCGGCTACCGCACGGTAGATACTGTTTATGAGCACGGCGAGTACGCCGTGCGCGGCTCGCTGATCGACATTTTCCCGATGGGCAGCGAACAACCACTGCGTATCGATTTATTCGACGACGAAATCGACACTCTGCGTACCTTTGATCCAGACACGCAAATGACCGCAGATAAAATCGAAGCGCTTGAGTTGCTGCCCGCGCGCGAGTTCCCGCTGGATAAAAATGGCATTAGCGCGTTCAAGCAGCGCTGGCATCAGCGCTTTGACACAGATCCCAGCGCCTGCAGCGTTTACCGCGACGTGGGGGACGGCATCGCACCTCCTGGTATTGAGTACTATCTGCCGCTGTTTTTCGATCACTGTGACACGCTGTTTGACTACCTACCCCAAAATACCGTCGCCTACACGCTAGGTGATATCAACCAGGCATCCGAACGTTTTCTCAGCGAGCTGAAATCGCGCTACGACTCGCGCGGCGTAGACCCTACCCGCCCGCTGCTAAAACCAGAGGAGATTTACCTGCGCGAAGAAGAGCTGTTCGCAGGGCTCAAAGGTATCAGTCGCACCGCGCTGGCGAGCCATCCACTGGATGATGCCGCCGGCAATCGAAACTTCAGTTTTACACCACCGCCGTCACTGCCAGTGCAAGCGCAAAGCGAACACCCGTTAACGGCGCTGGAAGCGTTTCTAATGGAGTTTGACGGCCGGGTACTGTTCTGTGCCGAATCCGCCGGGCGCCGAGAAACCCTGCTGGAATTGTTATCTCGCATCCGCGTAAAACCCACAGAATTAGATAGCTGGCAAAGTTTTAGCGCGGGCAGCGAAACCCTGGCTATTACCGTAGGCGGTATTGATCAGGGACTCATTTGCACCTCTCCCAATCTGGCTTTAATTACCGAGAGCCAGTTATTTGGTGAGCGGGTACAGCAAACCCGCCGACGCCGCCAGAGCCAGGAAAACGCCGACAACGTCGTCAAAAACCTTACCGAGCTGCAAGTGGGCGCGCCTGTAGTGCATATCGACCACGGCGTAGGCCGGTATCGCGGCCTTGAAACCATTACCATCGAAAACGAAACCAACGAATTTTTAATGCTGGAGTACGCCGACGAGGCGAAGCTCTACGTGCCCGTTACCAGCTTGCACTTAATCAGCCGCTACAGCGGGGCCGATGAAAACGTCGCGCCCCTGCACAAGCTGGGCTCGGAGGCCTGGGGCAAAGCCAAGCGCAAAGCTGCCGAGCAAGTGCGCGATACCGCCGCAGAACTGCTCGACATTTACGCCAAGCGAGCGGCCCGCAAAGGCCTCGCCTTTGACGACCCCAAAGCCGATTATTTGGCCTTTTCAGCGGGCTTCCCCTTTGAAGAAACGCCCGATCAGCAGCTTGCCATTGATGCGGTGGTCAAAGACATGCTCTCACCGCAACCAATGGACCGACTGGTCTGTGGCGATGTGGGTTTTGGCAAAACCGAAGTCGCCATGCGCGCCGCCTTTGTCGCCGCCCACGGGGGTAAACAAGTCGCCATTCTCGCCCCCACCACCCTCCTGGCACAGCAGCATTTTGAATCGCTCAAAGATCGATTTGCCAGCTGGCCCTTTACCATCGAGGTAATGTCGCGGTTTCGCACCAGCAAAGAAGTCGATGCGGTGAAGGAGCGCCTAGCCGAAGGCAAGATTGATATCGTGGTAGGCACGCACAAGCTGATTCAGCCAGATATCAAGTACAAAGACCTGGGGCTACTAATCATCGATGAAGAGCACCGCTTTGGCGTGCGCCAAAAAGACCAGTTAAAAAAACTGCGCGCCGAGATTGATATTCTGACCCTCACCGCCACCCCGATTCCGCGCACATTAAACATGTCTATGGCGGGTATTCGCGATTTATCCATTATCGCCACCCCGCCGGCGCGGCGCTTAAGCGTCAAAACATTCGTACGCCAGCACGACGATGCGACGATCAAAGAAGCGATTCTGCGGGAGATTTTACGTGGCGGTCAGGTGTACTACCTGCATAACGAAGTAAAAAGCATTGAGCGCACCGCGCGCGCCTTGCAAGAGCTGGTGCCCGAGGCACGCATCGGCATAGGCCATGGCCAGATGCGCGAGCGCGAGCTGGAAAAAGTCATGTCGGATTTTTACCATAAGCGCTTCAACGTCATGGTGTGCAGTACCATTATTGAAACTGGCATCGATATACCCAGCGCTAACACCATTATTATTCACCGCGCCGACAAGTTTGGCCTGGCGCAGCTGCATCAGTTGCGCGGGCGCGTGGGCCGCTCCCACCACCAGGCCTACGCCTATTTGCTGACCCCCGAACGCCGCGCCATGACCAGTGATGCCATTAAGCGCTTGGAAGCCATTGCCAGCGCTGAAGACCTTGGGGCAGGTTTTACCCTGGCCACCCACGATATGGAAATACGCGGTGCCGGGGAGTTATTAGGCGACGAACAATCCGGACAGATTCAGACCGTGGGCTTTTCCATGTATATGGATATGCTGGATCGAGCCGTTAAAGCCCTGCGCTCTGGCAAGCAACCCAATATCGATGCACCTCTAGCCGACAACATTGACGTAAACCTGCGCATACCCGCGCTGATCCCCGACGATTATTTACCCGATGTACACACCCGCTTGGTGCTGTACAAACGCATAGCCGGTGCCGATAGCCAGGAGGCATTGCGCGAGCTGCAGGTAGAGATGATCGACCGTTTTGGTCTGCTACCGGAGCAGACCAAAAACCTGCTGCGAGTCACGGAAATCAAACTCGCCGCCGAAAAGTTGGGCATTGTTAAGCTCGAGGCATCCGCAGGCGGCGGCAAAGTCGAGTTTGGCCCTGAAGCACCAATAGACCCACTAAAGATTGTGCAAATGGTACAGAGCCAGCCACAGGTATTTTCACTGGCCGGCGCCAGCGGTCTGAGCTTTAGGATCCCTATGCCCGACGCCGAAGACCGCTTACAAAGAGTGAACGACCTTTTGGCCAGCCTGCATTAA
- a CDS encoding Na(+)-translocating NADH-quinone reductase subunit C, giving the protein MANNDSIKKTLIVTILLCIVCSVVVSTAAVYLRPVQEVNKSLDFKRNILAAAGLTDQLNGKSVEEVFSERVTTRAVDLDSGTYTDEVDPADYEQRKAAKDPSMSEDLSADQDIAKIGRREDVALVYLIEGDNGLETIVLPVRGYGLWSTLYGFVALEKDLNTVKGLGFYEHGETPGLGGEVDNPNWKSLWEGKEVYDEEGNAQLTVIKGAVGPDTKDAEHKVDGLSGATLTSRGVANLVQFWLGEEGYMPFLTNLKKGEA; this is encoded by the coding sequence GTGGCTAATAACGATTCCATCAAAAAGACGCTCATAGTCACCATTTTGCTGTGCATCGTCTGCTCGGTGGTGGTTTCTACCGCCGCCGTGTACCTGCGCCCTGTGCAGGAAGTGAATAAATCGCTGGACTTTAAACGCAATATCCTTGCCGCCGCCGGTCTGACCGACCAGCTGAACGGCAAGAGCGTTGAAGAAGTGTTCAGCGAGCGAGTTACTACCCGCGCTGTGGATCTGGATTCCGGCACCTACACAGACGAGGTGGATCCTGCCGATTACGAGCAGCGTAAAGCGGCTAAAGATCCTTCCATGTCGGAAGACTTAAGCGCCGATCAGGATATTGCCAAAATCGGTCGTCGCGAAGACGTGGCCTTGGTGTACCTGATTGAAGGTGACAATGGTCTGGAAACCATTGTCCTGCCGGTGCGCGGTTACGGCCTTTGGTCAACTCTTTACGGCTTTGTCGCCCTGGAAAAAGACTTGAACACTGTGAAAGGTTTGGGTTTTTACGAGCATGGTGAAACCCCAGGCTTGGGCGGCGAAGTGGACAATCCCAACTGGAAATCGCTGTGGGAAGGTAAAGAAGTTTACGACGAAGAGGGTAATGCTCAGCTGACAGTGATTAAAGGTGCCGTCGGCCCAGATACCAAAGATGCCGAGCACAAGGTTGACGGTTTGTCGGGTGCTACCTTGACCAGCCGTGGCGTTGCTAACCTGGTTCAATTCTGGTTAGGTGAAGAGGGCTACATGCCATTTTTGACCAACCTCAAGAAGGGGGAGGCCTAA
- a CDS encoding hypoxanthine-guanine phosphoribosyltransferase: MSQPECLYNLAEIDAALDSMAAQINADYADQLQPLLVLVLLKGALVTAGALLPKLTVPVEVDYLHASRYRDNSAADQLRWLAKPQTDLSGRDLLIVDDILDQGITLREVVKYCLECQASSVATAVLAHKQLPQPALVAADYLGLQVPDRYVYGFGMDNAERDRNAPGIFAL, encoded by the coding sequence ATGAGTCAGCCCGAGTGTTTATACAACTTGGCAGAGATCGATGCGGCGCTCGATTCCATGGCCGCCCAGATTAACGCCGATTACGCTGATCAATTACAACCTTTACTTGTGCTGGTGCTGTTAAAGGGCGCACTGGTTACTGCCGGGGCATTACTGCCCAAATTAACGGTGCCGGTTGAGGTAGATTACCTGCATGCGAGCCGTTATCGCGACAACAGCGCCGCCGATCAACTTCGCTGGCTGGCTAAACCCCAAACGGATTTGTCCGGCCGCGATCTGCTGATCGTGGATGATATTCTGGATCAGGGGATAACCTTGCGCGAGGTGGTCAAGTACTGCCTTGAGTGTCAGGCCTCAAGCGTCGCCACCGCCGTCTTGGCTCATAAGCAGCTGCCGCAGCCGGCGCTGGTAGCCGCAGATTACCTGGGCTTACAGGTTCCCGACCGCTATGTGTACGGCTTTGGTATGGACAACGCTGAGCGGGATCGCAATGCACCTGGTATATTTGCCCTCTAA
- a CDS encoding CsiV family protein produces the protein MIEVKKLARALATAMAAITMTAPHWTQAQSNHEGWYQVEIIVYSRPLDTSAETWPADITLDYPVNWQELRAPEAEMARREERARKRQTEAQNPQTNYFGDDSATGQQATATAIDAQQPLAVEPVDLARDAFFELPADQRGLNAVANRVAAQPGFDILFHEAWRQRVTAEASAPWVLISGGEAFGEHFELEGSININVSRYLHVFTDLWFTEFQINTGQSRNQWPSLPLSPVKRLQQLEAQSAVDIDYSNLMADAVQTRPEDTLMEFLEAPYLPARIVKLEQQRRMRSSELHHLDHPRLGMLVKITPYERPAESTAAPKESNEPSPAGP, from the coding sequence ATGATCGAGGTGAAAAAACTGGCCCGCGCCCTTGCCACCGCTATGGCAGCCATAACCATGACGGCGCCACACTGGACTCAAGCGCAAAGCAATCACGAGGGCTGGTATCAGGTAGAGATTATTGTTTACTCCCGCCCGCTGGACACCAGTGCAGAAACCTGGCCCGCTGACATCACCCTGGACTACCCGGTTAACTGGCAAGAACTGCGCGCCCCAGAGGCGGAAATGGCACGGCGCGAAGAGCGAGCCCGCAAACGACAAACCGAAGCACAAAACCCACAGACGAATTATTTCGGTGACGACAGCGCTACCGGCCAGCAAGCCACTGCAACAGCGATTGACGCACAGCAACCTCTCGCCGTTGAACCTGTCGATTTAGCCCGCGACGCCTTTTTCGAGCTGCCCGCCGACCAGCGTGGACTGAACGCCGTAGCCAACCGCGTTGCAGCCCAACCCGGCTTTGACATTCTGTTTCACGAAGCCTGGCGCCAGCGGGTAACCGCCGAAGCTTCGGCGCCCTGGGTACTCATTTCCGGGGGAGAGGCTTTTGGTGAGCACTTTGAGCTGGAAGGCAGCATTAATATCAATGTTTCTCGCTATCTACACGTTTTTACCGATTTGTGGTTTACCGAGTTTCAAATCAATACCGGGCAAAGTCGCAACCAGTGGCCCAGCCTGCCATTGAGCCCAGTGAAACGACTGCAACAATTAGAAGCGCAAAGCGCTGTGGATATTGACTACTCCAACCTGATGGCCGATGCGGTGCAAACCCGCCCTGAAGATACCTTAATGGAGTTTTTAGAGGCGCCCTATCTGCCCGCGCGAATTGTTAAACTGGAGCAGCAGCGGCGTATGCGCAGTAGCGAATTGCACCACCTGGATCACCCGCGCTTGGGTATGCTGGTAAAAATCACGCCTTACGAGCGCCCTGCAGAGTCGACAGCAGCGCCTAAGGAAAGCAATGAGCCATCGCCAGCCGGGCCCTAG
- a CDS encoding Na(+)-translocating NADH-quinone reductase subunit A, whose translation MIKIRRGLDLPISGAPEQTIKDGPKARSVAVIGPDYHGMKPTMEVAVGDKVKLGQLLFTDKKTEGVRYTAPAAGTVAAINRGERRMLQSVVIDVEGDDSESFQSYSDSELGSLDGQAVRDQLNAAGLWTALRSRPYSKVPALDAKPHSIFVTAIDTNPLAADPQVVLKGQEDAFAKGLKVLTRLTEGKVFVCKAGGADIPAKAEGQIEVHEFGGVHPAGNAGTHIHHLDPVNATKFVWTINYQDVVAVGILFSEGRLETSRVISLAGPQVNEPALVRTCVGASLDELTAGKLKGDHNRVISGSVFGGRTANGPYAFLGRYHTQVSVLEEGDDRPMLHYLRAGTDFFSVMNIYLSKLMPSKRFNFTTTTFGSERAMVPVGAYEKVMPLDILPTQLLRALIVGDTETAQQLGCLELDEDDLALCTFVCPGKYEYGPILRDNLTRIELEG comes from the coding sequence ATGATAAAGATTCGTCGGGGATTGGATTTACCTATATCCGGTGCGCCCGAGCAGACTATCAAAGATGGGCCCAAGGCTCGCTCTGTGGCAGTCATTGGCCCAGATTATCACGGCATGAAGCCGACCATGGAAGTAGCCGTGGGTGATAAGGTCAAGCTCGGACAGCTTCTGTTTACCGATAAAAAAACCGAAGGGGTAAGATATACCGCTCCTGCAGCAGGCACCGTTGCCGCCATTAACCGTGGTGAGCGCCGCATGCTGCAGTCTGTTGTTATCGATGTAGAAGGCGATGACAGCGAGAGCTTTCAAAGTTACAGCGACAGTGAGCTCGGCTCGCTGGACGGCCAAGCGGTTCGCGACCAGCTAAATGCAGCGGGTTTGTGGACAGCGTTGCGCTCGCGCCCCTACAGCAAGGTTCCGGCACTGGATGCCAAACCCCATTCAATCTTCGTCACGGCGATAGACACCAATCCACTGGCGGCCGACCCGCAAGTGGTTTTGAAGGGTCAGGAAGACGCGTTTGCCAAAGGCTTGAAAGTGTTGACGCGCCTGACCGAAGGCAAAGTATTTGTCTGTAAAGCCGGTGGTGCGGATATTCCCGCCAAAGCTGAAGGCCAGATTGAAGTGCACGAGTTCGGTGGTGTTCACCCCGCAGGTAACGCCGGTACGCACATTCATCACCTAGACCCTGTCAACGCGACCAAATTTGTCTGGACCATCAACTACCAAGACGTTGTGGCCGTGGGCATTTTGTTCAGCGAAGGGCGCTTGGAAACCTCGCGTGTTATTTCTCTTGCCGGGCCTCAGGTTAACGAGCCTGCGCTGGTGCGCACCTGTGTCGGTGCCAGCCTTGATGAGCTGACCGCCGGTAAGCTGAAGGGCGATCACAACCGCGTTATTTCCGGTTCGGTGTTCGGCGGTCGTACCGCTAACGGCCCCTACGCCTTCTTGGGTCGCTATCACACTCAGGTAAGTGTACTGGAAGAGGGCGACGATCGTCCCATGCTGCACTACCTGCGCGCCGGTACCGACTTCTTCTCGGTAATGAACATCTATCTGTCTAAGTTGATGCCGTCCAAGCGCTTTAACTTCACCACCACCACCTTTGGTAGTGAGCGCGCTATGGTGCCGGTTGGCGCTTACGAGAAAGTCATGCCGCTGGATATCCTTCCCACTCAGTTGCTGCGCGCGTTAATTGTGGGCGACACTGAAACCGCTCAGCAGCTTGGCTGCCTTGAGTTGGACGAAGATGATCTGGCTCTGTGTACGTTTGTCTGCCCGGGTAAGTACGAATACGGCCCGATTTTGCGCGACAACCTCACCCGTATCGAGCTGGAGGGTTAA
- a CDS encoding NADH:ubiquinone reductase (Na(+)-transporting) subunit B, translating to MKFLRNYLDKIEPNFHKGGKLEKWYSLYEAIDTGLFRPANVTKTTSHVRDGLDLKRIMITVWICTFPAMFFGMYNVGHQANTILAEMGSGAGEGWRIALISAIAGFDPNSIWDCLVHGAAYFLPIYAVVFIVGGFWEVLFASVRGHEVNEGFFVTSVLFALICPPDLPLLYAALGISFGVVLGKEVFGGTGKNFLNPALTGRAFLFFAYPASMSGDGVWTAVDGYTGATALSVAAQGGVDAITSQFTWMDAFLGNIQGSIGETSTLAIFIGGAVLLVMGIASWRIVAGVMLGMIATTLLLNVTGDASSNPATALPWYWHMVIGGFAFGMIFMATDPVSASMTDTGKYWFGALIGFMVIIIRVVNPAFPEGMMLAILFANLFAPLIDYLVVRANIKRRLARG from the coding sequence ATGAAATTTTTGCGTAATTATCTCGATAAAATCGAGCCGAACTTTCACAAAGGCGGCAAACTGGAAAAGTGGTACTCGCTGTACGAGGCGATCGATACCGGCTTGTTCCGTCCCGCCAATGTGACTAAAACCACCAGCCATGTGCGCGACGGTCTCGACCTGAAGCGCATCATGATTACCGTGTGGATTTGTACCTTTCCGGCGATGTTCTTCGGTATGTACAACGTCGGTCATCAGGCCAACACTATTCTGGCCGAGATGGGCTCAGGTGCCGGTGAAGGCTGGCGCATTGCGCTGATCAGCGCGATTGCCGGCTTTGATCCCAACAGCATCTGGGACTGCCTGGTACACGGCGCCGCTTACTTCCTGCCCATTTATGCCGTTGTGTTTATTGTCGGCGGTTTCTGGGAGGTGTTGTTTGCCTCGGTGCGCGGTCACGAAGTCAACGAAGGTTTCTTTGTGACCTCGGTGCTGTTTGCGCTGATTTGCCCGCCGGATTTGCCGCTGCTGTACGCCGCTCTCGGTATCAGCTTTGGTGTGGTACTGGGTAAAGAAGTCTTCGGTGGTACCGGTAAAAACTTCTTGAACCCGGCGCTGACCGGCCGTGCGTTTTTGTTCTTCGCTTATCCCGCCAGCATGTCGGGCGATGGTGTGTGGACTGCTGTGGATGGCTACACCGGCGCAACGGCGCTGTCGGTAGCCGCGCAAGGCGGTGTGGACGCGATCACCAGCCAGTTCACCTGGATGGATGCGTTCCTGGGTAACATTCAGGGCAGTATCGGCGAGACGTCAACCCTGGCAATCTTTATCGGTGGCGCAGTGCTGCTGGTAATGGGCATTGCTTCCTGGCGCATTGTAGCCGGCGTAATGCTGGGTATGATTGCCACTACGCTGCTGCTTAATGTCACTGGCGATGCCTCCAGCAACCCGGCAACTGCCTTGCCCTGGTATTGGCACATGGTGATCGGTGGCTTCGCCTTTGGCATGATCTTTATGGCGACCGACCCCGTATCCGCGTCTATGACCGATACCGGTAAATATTGGTTCGGTGCCCTGATCGGCTTTATGGTGATTATTATCCGTGTGGTAAACCCCGCCTTCCCAGAAGGTATGATGCTGGCAATCTTGTTTGCCAACCTGTTTGCCCCGCTGATTGATTACCTGGTTGTACGAGCAAACATCAAGCGGAGGTTGGCACGTGGCTAA
- a CDS encoding NADH:ubiquinone reductase (Na(+)-transporting) subunit D, which produces MKVKELLFAPIFSNNPIALQILGICSALAVTSSLKVTVVMCIALTTVTAFSNLFVSLVRNHAPGNIRIIIQMTIIASLVIVVDQVLKAYAYEISKQLSVFVGLIITNCIVMGRAEAFAMKNPPLPSFLDGVGNGFGYSAILLGLAFIRELFGTGSLYGYQILPLATEGGWYVPNGMLLLPPSAFFLIGLFIWGIRAWKKDQVEEVDYKMAPNTKPLPKEA; this is translated from the coding sequence ATGAAAGTAAAAGAGCTTTTATTCGCGCCAATTTTCTCGAACAACCCAATTGCGCTGCAAATTCTGGGTATCTGTTCGGCTTTGGCGGTGACCAGCAGTTTGAAAGTGACCGTTGTTATGTGTATCGCGCTGACCACGGTGACGGCTTTCTCGAACCTGTTTGTCTCGCTGGTGCGCAACCACGCCCCGGGTAATATCCGGATTATTATCCAGATGACCATTATCGCCTCATTGGTGATTGTGGTGGATCAGGTGCTCAAGGCTTACGCCTACGAAATCAGCAAGCAGTTGTCAGTGTTCGTGGGCCTGATTATTACGAACTGTATCGTAATGGGCCGCGCCGAAGCTTTCGCCATGAAAAACCCACCCCTGCCGAGCTTTTTAGACGGTGTGGGTAACGGTTTTGGTTACAGCGCCATTTTGCTGGGTCTGGCATTTATCCGCGAGCTGTTTGGCACCGGTAGTCTGTATGGTTACCAGATCTTGCCGCTGGCTACCGAGGGCGGCTGGTACGTCCCCAACGGTATGTTGCTGTTGCCACCCAGCGCCTTCTTCTTGATCGGTCTGTTTATCTGGGGCATCCGCGCCTGGAAAAAAGACCAAGTGGAAGAGGTCGACTACAAAATGGCACCTAACACCAAGCCACTGCCGAAGGAGGCCTAA
- the nqrE gene encoding NADH:ubiquinone reductase (Na(+)-transporting) subunit E, whose amino-acid sequence MEAYLSLFIRSIFIDNMALAFFLGMCTFLAISKKIGAAFGLGIAVVVVQTITVPVNNLLYTYVLADGALAWAGLPNVDLSFLGLITYIGVIAALVQILEMVLDKYVPALYNALGVFLPLITVNCAILGGSLFMVERDYNFAESVVFGAGSGVGWALAITALAGIREKMKYSDVPDGLRGLGITFITVGLMSLGFMSFGGIDL is encoded by the coding sequence GTGGAAGCTTATTTAAGCCTGTTTATTCGGTCGATTTTTATCGACAACATGGCCCTGGCTTTCTTCCTGGGCATGTGTACCTTTTTGGCCATCTCTAAAAAGATTGGCGCCGCTTTTGGCTTGGGTATTGCCGTGGTTGTGGTGCAGACCATTACCGTGCCGGTCAATAACCTGCTGTACACCTATGTACTGGCCGATGGCGCACTGGCTTGGGCCGGCTTGCCCAATGTGGATCTGAGCTTTTTGGGCCTGATCACCTACATTGGTGTAATTGCCGCTCTGGTGCAGATTCTGGAGATGGTTCTGGATAAATACGTTCCCGCGCTCTACAACGCGCTGGGCGTGTTCCTGCCGCTGATTACCGTAAACTGCGCCATCTTGGGTGGCTCTCTGTTTATGGTAGAGCGCGACTACAACTTTGCCGAGAGTGTGGTGTTCGGCGCGGGCTCCGGTGTGGGCTGGGCGCTGGCCATTACCGCCTTGGCGGGTATTCGCGAGAAGATGAAGTACTCCGATGTTCCCGACGGCCTGCGCGGTCTGGGCATTACTTTCATCACCGTAGGACTCATGTCGCTGGGCTTTATGTCCTTCGGCGGTATTGATCTGTAA
- a CDS encoding cold-shock protein — MSDRLSGTVKWFNNARGYGFITRGEGSEDVFVHYRNIRGEGYRSLSEGQNVEFSVQQGDKGLQADDVIQL, encoded by the coding sequence ATGTCTGATCGTCTATCCGGTACGGTTAAATGGTTTAATAACGCGCGCGGCTACGGGTTTATTACCCGTGGTGAGGGCAGCGAGGATGTGTTCGTCCACTACCGCAATATTCGCGGCGAGGGTTACCGCTCTCTGTCTGAAGGTCAGAATGTGGAGTTTTCGGTGCAGCAGGGCGATAAAGGTCTGCAGGCCGATGATGTGATTCAGCTTTAA